The Oleispira antarctica RB-8 genome contains the following window.
ACTCTAGAAAACGGAGCCACTGATGAAGATCATGGTATCTACTTTGAAAGTGAAAACCTAACATTTGAAGCTTTTAAAGATGACGATGAAAATGATGTCATTGATATCAGCTATGAAATCACAAATAACACCGTTGATAATTATTCTGTGACCGCTATTTATAGCGAGCCTTCTCGATCTGCGACTTTTAATGTCAGTGTAGATTTTAAGTAATAGCTTAGACTTATACCTGATTAATAATCACACCCTATAATCAATTTGCTGATTATAGGGTGATGAGCTCATGTTTTAATCCAATCAAGGCGTCAGAGTACTTGATTGATTAAAACACTAAAGACTTACGATCCCCTCCATGCTTATCACGACATATGCCTATTTTTTCTTCTATCCTTCGCTTTAATCGATCATCACCTAGAACCCATTCTTTTTGAAGCGCATATCTTATTTCGTTTAAATCCAACTCAGGCATGAGCCCTTGAAATAAAATTCGATAAACCTGTTGTCTTTTCTCACTGTTTTTATCAAGTTTTAAATATTCATTATGCGGGGTGATTAATTTTGCTTCCCATAAAGCACCAGTCCGCTGATGCACAGCGTTAAAATAACGAACATATTGACGCCCCAAACTTTGCATCATACGACTTATGTACCACCATTCATTGGTGTCACCAGCATGTGTACATGATTCGTCATTAAAACGTATCCAGGATCACAACGCTGTCAAACCAGCTCCCAACTATTCCGTGAACAACCACCGCACGATTAATATTTCAGACAGGTTCAATATCGCTACTCGTTGTCGTTTTGATCTGGCAAATTAATACGATAAGCCTAACCAGTTATTACCGACAGCTTTCACTAATATTACAAATACGGGAAATATGAAATTTAATTGCAGAACATGTGTGCATTTATTTTAAGAATTTTAGTCGAGTAGTTCATAGAACTGTTAATTAGTAGCGTACTATCAAGCCACCTTGAAAATTTTTCCTATAGTATGCACGCCATCAGATTAGTCGATAGGGCGCCAAGATGTATTACCTCAAACACATATTCTCAATAACAATACTAAGTTCATTGTTGAGCTTTCACGCTCATTCATCCGTTTCTCCTGATGGTATCTGGTCTGATATTACAAGCCGTAGCGCAGTAAATAAGGCATTCAATTACCGCTCTATTAATGCCAGTGCTGCAGAGCTGGTAAACCAATTACAGAATGCTCCACTGGAAGGTACATCGTCCCAAGGTCTTGAGTTTTTCTTACCAATGCCTAATGGCAGCTTTGAAAGAGTCAGTGTTTTTGAGTCTCCTATTATGGCTCCTGAACTAGCGGCTAAATTACCTGATTTAAAAACTTACAAAGTAACAGGGTTGGATAACCCGCTCGTATCCGGTCGCTTAGATGCAAGTCCTGAAGGATTTCACGGTTTCTTAAATACTGACCAAGGGGTGATTTATATTGAACCTGAATCCAGCTATAGCCCAAATGGATCAAAAGAAACTTACCGCAGTTTCGATAAATCAAATTTCCCAGCTTCTAAGCATGAATTTAAGTGTTCTGTTATAGGTCACGAACATGGCGATAGCCCTATTCAGTCTTTAGTTCACAATCGTCCTCAGACGTTTGCAATGAGAAGCTCGGGCACGAGTGTGAGAACTTACCGCTTAGCATTAGCCGCAACCGCTGAATATACCACGAAGGTGAGTACCGGAACGCCTTCGGTTGCAAAAGCGCAAGCCGCGATCGTGACAGCCGTTAACCGTATTAACGCTATATACGAAAAAGAAGTCGCTATTAAATTTTCTTTAGTTGATAACAGTAATATTGTTTTTACCGATACTCTAACTGATGGTTATTCAAACGATGACGGCTTTACCCTATTAAGTGAAAACAAGGCCAAGTTAGACAGCATTATTACTCCTGCGGGATATGACATCGGCCACGTATTCAGCACTGGCGGTGGCGGCGTTGCTTCTCTTGCTTCAGTTTGTGACGATGCGAGCAAAGCACAAGGAGTAACCGGTTCATACAATCCTGTAGGCGACCCCTTCGTAGTTGATTACGTTGCTCATGAAATGGGCCATCAGTTTGGTGCACCGCATACTTTTAACTCAGGTGGTAATAACTCTGGCTCATGTGACGATTCGAATCGTCAAAACCACCAAAGCACTGATGGGGGCACACAATTATCAGACTCTGCCTATGAGCCTGGCAGCGGTTCGACCATCATGGCTTACGCCGGAATTTGTTATCCGCAGAATATCCAAAACAATACCGATCCTTATTTTCATGCTCGCAGCCTAGAGCAAATCCGCGAATTTGTTGAAAATGAAATTCCATACTCAAATACTCAAGGAGGCTCCTGCGGCACAAGCGAGCCAACAGGAAATACTCCGCCTTCTGCAGAAGCAGGTGATAACTATACCATTCCTGCCAACACCCCTTTTGCCTTAACAGCCAGCGGTGATGATATTGATGCAGCTGATATTGCTTCGCTTAATTATACTTGGGAACAATTTGATTTAGGCTCTAAAACAACGAGCCGAGAAGAAATGCATACTGATGCGGATACACGACCGATTATCCGCTCTCGCCAAGGTACCAGATCTCCTACTCGCTATATCCCAGCATTAGATGCCATATTAGAAAACAATCTAACAAAGTATGACGGTGAACGTTTACCCACAACGGATCGTGATATGAAATTCCGCCTCACTGTGCGCTCTGGCGCAACAGGATTCAACCAAGATGACATGATAGTGTCAGTAGATAAAGATGCAGGCCCTTTTGCAGTTACAGCTCCTACAGTAGGGGTCACATTATCTGGTGGTTCTAAAGTATCTGTTACCTGGAATGTCGCTAATACACAAGCAGCCCCAGTAAATTGTGCGAATGTAGAAATTAAATACTCTAACAATAGCGGGCAAAATTTTTCGACAATTTTATTAGACTCCACCGATAATGACGGATCTGAATTTGTTACTTTACCAAACGTAAAAACAACGACAGGACGCATTAAGGTTCAATGTCTGAATAATATTTTCTTCAATGTTTCAGTAGGTGACTTCTCTGTAAATGAAGTCAGTTTGTTGGCAATTACTGCTAATTCAGCCAATAAAGTAGAAGGCGACACAGGAATAACCCCCTTTACCTTTAACGTATCTCGTTCGGGTATTACTACGGGGAGCACCCGTGTTAATTACTCGGTAACTGGCTTAGGAAACAATCCTGCAACCGCAACTGATTTTGTGGGCAATATTTTTCCAAGTGGATCGATTATTTTTGATGATGGAGAAGTAAACAAAACGATCACCGTTAATGTAGTCGGCGATATTAATATAGAAACTGATGAAAATTTTACAGTAGTACTTTCAGATTCTGTTTCCTCGACAATAAGCTCAGTATCTGCAAATGGCATTATAAGAAGCGATGATGCATCTCTATCAATCTCCGCTACCGATACTGATAAAGCAGAAGGCAACTCGGGAAGCACTGCTTATACTTTTTTAGTCATTCGTACTGGTATAACTTCAAATACCGCCAATGTTAATTACTCAGTAACAGGCTTAGGAAACAATCCTGCAACTGCAGCTGATTTTATGGGCAATATTTTTCCAAGTGGATCTATTATTTTTGATGATGGAGAAGTGAACAAAACGATCACCGTTAATGTTGCCGGCGATACTGATATAGAAACTGATGAAGGTTTTACAGTAGTACTTTCAAATTCTGTTTCCTCGACAATAAGCTCAGCGTCTGCAAATGGTATTATAAGAAGTGATGATACATCCTTATCTATCTCCGCTACCGATACTGACAAAGCAGAAGGCAACGCAGGAAGCACTGCTTATACTTTTACCGTCACTCGTTCAGGCGTTACTTCAGGTGCAGCAAGTGTTACATACACTGTAGCGGGCTTAGGAAACGATCCTGCAACCGCAGCTGATTTTATGGGCAATATTTTCCCAAGCGAATCGATTAATTTTTCCGATGGTGAATCAAGTAAAATGATCACCGTTAATGTTGCCGGCGATACTGATATAGAAACTGATGAAGGTTTTACAGTAGTACTTTCGAACCCTGTTTCTTCATTGATAAGCTCGGCTTTTGCAAACGCTATTATCGAGAATGACGATGTAGATTCTGACGCAGGATCAAATGCTGACCAAGACAGTACTTCAAGCGGTAGTGGTTCTGGCGGATTACTAGTCTGGCTATTACTTCCTTTACTTTTAATAAGACGGAAGCTGTCATAACAAAAAAAAGGCGCTAATAAGCGCCTTTTTTATTTATCTTATATTTTATTGGCTGTTTAAAATCTCTTGATTGTACCTTTGAGCATATTTTATAAATTTAAGTTGTAACTCTAAATGTTCGTTACCATAAACCACATCCCCCATAGCAGGGGCCATTCTCAATTGATAATTCTGTAACACATCAGAAATAGCACCATCAATACCAGGAATTTTAGGTCCCTTTCTCGTATTGTAAGCCCACAGTTGTGTGTCTCCTTTCTCAAGTGCCTTTGACGCGTCACTAACAGGATTAGCGCGCTCAACCCACAATAAGCTAGAGTAGCGTTCAGCTGAATTATAGCTGGTTAATATTGGCTGATCTCTAGCTTTCTCAGCACCTACTGATGGCGTAATATTTGTACATGCACTAACAGATAGCGTTATAAATAAAGGAATTATTAGTTTTTTCATGACGCCTTATTATGTTATTTAACTCGTGTATATTGTAAGTGATTATGACGCTAAAAGATCCATCTCAGGATAGAGAACTACGAGGGAAAACTACATGAGAACTACATGGACATCCATGTTATGTGATATCAAATAGGGTCTTTTTTATTTTCAGTTACGTCGGATTCTGATGTCATTTATACTAACTTTATTTATAAAGTTAGTATAAAAATAATAAAATTAAGTCGGCTTTTATATAAAAACCGACTTAATATTACTCAGAACTCTGCTAAATCCTGAGATATAGAAAGAGCTATCATATCGATATCTTCTGGCTCATTTTCTTCATCCCAGGTTCCCGTACCAATTTGAGCATTCACAGCAGCATTTCCGAAAGTGCCAAATGAAGTGGTTACTAAACCTGTTGCTGTTGAACCAACTTTTCTTTCTCCATCAAAAACGTCCACGGTGAAGGAGAATTTTGGTTTAGCCAATGAGTCGCCATACCCAAATTTACGCTGATAATTTACAATCACATTAGCTGTCAAATTACTGCTCTCACTGTACATCTCATTTTCTTCCAGGTGTGCAATCAGTTTTTCTTCTAGAACACCCTCAAGTTGATTCTGGTTCAGATAACCTGCTGGCTGTCTTTCTGTATTAAGAGTCAGCGTTGTTTCTCCCAGCTTGAACATGTATTTACCAGTAACCTGAGTTGGTTTTTCACCGTAATACTGATAAGGGGACGAAGCACAGCCTGCCAATATCAAAGCGATGCCTAACAATAATAAATTTTTCATTATTTCTCCATTTTATTGTGGAACAAGTCCGTTATATATTCTTTACTAAATTTTAGCGGATGCATTAACACATTTAATATTCCTATCTGCAAGATACAATTAGTTTTAATAATAACGAAATAAAGTTACATAAAAAATGTCTCTAAGCGCAGTATCAGTGATCATAGTTTCTAACCATCATTAACGCAGTATATTATAGACATAAAAAAGCCCAGAATTATCTGGGCTTTTTTATCACGTTTATAAACAATCCATTAACGCATTATTTACTTACGAATACCTTCTAAATACAGTTCTATTTCTACATGAGTAGAGGCAGGACCTAGGTTATAAGTAATACCATAATCGGATAGTTTCAACGTCGTTTTGCCTTCAAAGCCTGTGCGGTAACCACCCCATGGATCTTTACCTTCACCAATTTTTTGTACTGGGAAGCTGATTGTTTTCTTCACGCCATGCAACATGAAAGTGCCTGTTACAACAGCGTTATTATCATCTTTCACTTCAAAGCCGGTGCTTTTGAATACGGCTTTTGGAAATTCTTTAACGTTTAAGAAGTCAGTGCCTTTCAAGTGCTTATCACGATCAGCGTGGTTTGAATCTAAACTAGCGGTTTCAATAACGACTTCAATTTTAGATTTTTCAGGGGACGCAGCGTCGTAAGAAAATCCACCGTCAAACGTATTAAAGCGACCTAATAACCAGCTATAACCCAAGTGCTTTATTTTGAACTGAACAAATGCGTGAGCACCTTCGGTATCAATTTTATAATCAGCCGCTTGCGCAGAAATTGAAAACAAAGAGCCTAGTGTGATAGCCGATGTTGTGACAGCGGTCAGTAGTAATTTTTTCATGCATCCTCCTAAGGATAAGTTTTAATTATGAATCGGCCTTAGGACGAATCATTTTTAACAAAGTACCATCTTTATTGATAAAATGATGCTTAATAGCCGCCAAAGCGTGCAACGTAACCATTAAGATCAAACTCCAAGCCAATCCCCAGTGAATGTCACCAGCAATATCTTCTTGGTTTTCAATGCTAATCGACATGGCTGGTATTTCGATGAGTCCAAATACGTCAATGCCTCGCCCATCAGCGGTCGAAATTAAGTAACCCGTTGTCATCAATGCAATCATCAGGCAATACAATAATAAATGCACATAATGCGCGGCCTTCTTTTCGAATGCTGTGCCGCTAATGTCTGGGTGGGTATTAAACCAACGCCAAGTAATTCTTATCATCCAGATCAGCAGCAGTAAAAAACCAATATTTTTATGCAGCTCAAGCGAGCCTCGATACCAGGTATCATAATAGGTTAACTCAACCATGTATAAACCGAGGCCGAACATACCAAATATGCCAAGTGCCATTAACCAATGTAAGGCGATTGCGACCCAGCCGTAACCAGTTTTACTGTTCTTTACCATGGTATTTCCATTATTCATGCGGTTCATGACGACAGCGTAACGTTCGACGTCTTTTTTCACTAAAGATTCAATAAATCTACTGTACGCTGAAACTACTTGTTGAAAAATAGATAAAAAAGGGAAACTATTGTGCATATATGCACAACTCAATTTTTATCGAGGTAATACCATGTCGCAAGCTAGCTGGGATGATTTTCGCATTGCTTATCAAGTTGCCAAATCAGGTACGTTAACCAAGGCTGGCAAGGTATTGAACATGAACCATGCAACCGTACTTCGCCATGTAAATCGCTTAGAAGAAAGCCTAGATACTAAGCTATTTATTCGCCATCAACGGGGCTATCAGCTGACGGATGCAGGTGAGCTAGTGGTTAAAGAGTTGCCCGACATTCATAAAAGCTTTAGCCGCTTAGAGAATTTAATGGCCAGTGCTGAAAAGAATATCAGCGGCAATTTACGCATCACGACCCTAACTGATTTTTCACCGATTTTAAATCCGGCGCTAAAAGCCTTTCGCCAGGCTTATCCTAAATTGCGCATTCAAATAATCGCGACGGATGAAATTATCCCGTTAGCCACGGGGGCAGCTCATGTTTCTTTACGTGCGGGGGCTCAACCCAATGAGCCTGACTTAATCGTTAAAAAGCTGAACGCTCCTGAGATTCATTATTTTGCCGCCGATAGCTATGTACAAGAATATGGACTGCCTAAAAACTGTGATGAATATAACCAGCATTTATGGGCCTTACCAAGTGATAATAAGCGCCATATTCCTTTCGTTAAACAAGTACTCAGGCACATAAACGAAGAACAAATCATTTATCAGAGCAATCACTTTCCCGATATTCATAGTGCGGTTGTCGAGGGCATGGCAATTGGCCCAATGGGAGTTCATCACTCCATTAAGTATAATAATTTACAGCAATTGGATATCAAGATTGAACACGGTATAGAAGGTTTGTGGTTTGTATATCATAAAGATTTAAAGAACAGCGCTCGGATTCAAGCGCTGTATGAGTTTTTAGCAAAAAGCTTAAACTAATAAGGTATTAAGCAAATTGAAGGTGGCTATCAAGACCCATTTGCGTCGACATGCACGGCCAGCGTTGGGCAATTTGAATTAGATTATCGTTTTCTTTCTTATCCATAAAGGCTAAGAATTTATCATTTTTTTCGTAGGCATTTTCTTCACCGAAAATGCCTTTGGTTGCGATCATCACTACTTGCTCAAGCTCGTTGGCATAGGGTTCACTAATCAGTGAGTGCACAATCACATTCGACATAGTCATATCAAATGGGATCATTGGCTGACCGACGCGCATGATATAAGTATCGTTCACTTCTTCAAATAAACGGTGCGCTAGAAAGGCTTCGTCCATTAATGCTGCTAAGCCTGTTTCTTTATTAAGCTCTTTTGGCGGTGCCATAAAGAAACCCTCAACCACTTCTAGAATAGGGCTAACATAATTAAGCAACCCCGCTTCAACCGCACCCTGGTGCAAGTCTTCTAGCATTTGCGGCACTTGCTGAATATAACGTATAACAAATTCGTATAAGCGCTCAAGCGCTTCTACTTCTGGTAATTGTACAATGCGCTCTACAGTCTCTAAACGCTGTTGTAATAGCTGATGAAGCTGTCCAGTTTGTTGTTCTTCGGCAACGGACTTTTGAATCAATTGTTGCAACGCTTCAGTGTTCATCATTTTGAATCTCCAACTACTCTAAAATAAGTAAGCTTTTATCGGTTAGCACTTCGCAAAATATTAAAAGGTGTTCACTAAACACTCAATGGTCAAAGCGATAACTCGACGACGCTTTGTTTTTATAAAAGACCACTTGTTATACGTATTTAAAAAACCCTTTAAAAACAGTAGGTTAGTTACACTCCCTTACCGTTATGAAAAAAGTATAGTAAAGTTTGACGCTTCCGCTAGTTTTTTCCAACAAATATTTGATGTTTGTTCAGTATTGTCAGAAATGCGGGCACCATAAAGAGTGATCGGGCCAATAAAAACGAATAAAAGGCGAGCCATAAACCGTGGTTGGCTAGTTCTTGTGTCAGAAACCAGACAGGCAAAAATACAATAATGGCTGCCAATAACATGGCATTACGCATCGGAGCGCTCGCTTGCATGCCGATAAAAATGCCATCTAGCCAATAACTGCTGCAGCCAATTAAAGGGAGCCAGATCAACCAGGGGCTGTATTCAATCGCCACGGTCAATACGTCTTGCTGATCGGTTAGCAGTCCCAGTAAATTTTCACCTTGCCAAGCAAAGCCCGCCACCATGATAAGAGCAATGATTAAGGCATTGGTTCCCGTTAACCAGATACTTTGTCGCAGCTGGCGAAAGTTTTTTGCCCCCAAACTTTGGCCAACTAAGCTTTCAGCCGCATGGGCAAAACCATCAAGGGCATTAGAAATTAACAGTAACAAGGTGAGCATAATGGCATTCACCGCTAAGACTAAATCCCCTTGCTGGGCACCCTGTGCGGTAAAGAAGATAAAGACACTTAATAGACACAAGGTACGAACAAATAGCTGATGATTAATATTAATCAGCGGCTTCAGCTCTTGCCAGCTTGGCCAGTTGAATGACCATCGATTATTTTTTTGCCCCTGAGTCACGGTACGATACGCCCAATATAACCCTAAGCTCGCAGCAAAGTAATCGGCACATAATGTTGCCCACGCAACGCCGTCACTGGTCAGTCCATAGCCGTAAACCAAAATCACATCGAGCAATGCGTTAAGGCTGTTACTGGCGATGAGTAATATTAAAGGAACCTTGGTTTCACCACGTCCGATAAACCAGCCTATCAACACATATTGAATCAGTACCGCCGGCGTAGCCCCTAAACGAATACTGGCATACTCAACCGCTAATATTTGAACCGTTTCGCTGCCGCCAATAAATGCGATGATATTTTCGAGGGCTAAAAAGGCAAATAGCATTAAAGGAAGACTGATAAAAAGCGCCATAAGTAGCCCATTGTGTAAAACTCGCTCTAGGCTACCCTGATCATTTGATCCACCTGCTAAGCTGGCGCCAGTCGCATGGGCACTCAATGATGTTGTTCCCATGCGAAGAAAGCCAAAGCTCCATAATAATAGCGTCACGACTTGGCCACCCAGAGCAACACCGCCTAGATAACTCACTTCGGATAAATGTCCAAGCACAGCGGTATCCACTAAACTCAGTAATGGCACCGTGATATTGCTTAGCATGATCGGCCAAGCGAGCTGTAGAATACGTTTTTGAAGTTGCAGCATGATGGAAACAGTTTCTGTATGATGTGACAGATGACCAGTTTACTTTATTGAGAATACTTATGTCGCCAATCGAAAATAATACGCCGCCAGAGAAGAAAAACTTGATGCCTATTTTGGCGGCCATGAGCTTAGTATTAGGTTTAGCGGCTTTTATAGCTTGGCAGTCTCTGTCTTCTAATGACCCAGACTCTGCCTCGTTATCAGAACAACTGGAAGATAGCGGAGCTTTTATTTTCCCTCAACCTATTAACGTCACAGACGTGCCTTTTTTAAATGAGGAAGGTCAAACCGTTGGTAAAAATGAGAACGTAGGAAAGTGGTCTTTTCTATTTTTTGGTTATACTTTTTGCCCTGATGTCTGCCCAACAACCTTGGCGGTGATGCAACAAATGTGGGTAAAATTAAGCCCTGAAATGCAGTCGCAAACTCAGGTAGTATTAGTGAGTGTTGATGTTGAACGCGATACGCCTGAGCAGTTAAAAACCTACATGGATTATTTTGATCCGAGCTTTACCGCGTTCACGGGCAAGCCTGCTTCGTTACGTAGTTTTGCCGCTCAGCTCAATGCGGTGTATGCCAAGGTTGAACGCAGAAATGTACAAGGTGAAGCCGATACTGAGCTGGGTTATTTAATGGATCATAGTGCCAATATTACGATACTCGACCCTAATGGCAATTATTTTGGTTTTATCAAACCGCCTTTTAATCCAAAGAAAATGCTGAAAATTGTAACCGCGATTCAGACTCAACCCTGAGTCTGAATACCCGAGCGAGCTAATGAAATCGCTAGCAAAATAATGAGTTAAGCGATTAACAAAACAGCATGTAAGCTAAGGCAAAGAAACTTGGCAATGTAAGCCAAACAAGGTACTTTGCAGCAACGATCAAACTATCGATAAAATTAACGTTCAATCAACTCCCAACCAAAATTTCTCTTCAGAGAATAAGCCGAGATAAACCATGGATTATAGCGCTCTTAAACATTCACACATCGGATTAGCTTACTTAAGCATCTTATTATTTATTATTCGCTTTGCTTTATTCAAATTTAAGCCTGCCTTCAAAAGCAACAAAGTACTAAAAATATTACCGCACATCATCGATACCTTCTTGCTGATATTTGCCATTTGGTTATGCGTCATGATTGGCCAATATCCATTGACTGATCACTGGTTAACAGGAAAAGTTTTAGGGCTAGTGGGTTACATTGCCTTCGGTATTATTGCCATCAAACAAGGAAAAAACTGGGCGTTCGTTGCAGCCCTAATATCGTTCGCTTACATCTTCGGAGCAGCCAAGAGCCACAGTGCGCTATCGTTTTTTAGTCAATTCGGTTAAAATACCGCGCCTTATTTTTTAAATTTATAATTTTTTAACTGACAGAATGATGAGCCCACTATGAACATAGTTGTCTATCCTGGAACATTTGACCCGATCACCAACGGACATACTGACTTGGTTGAGCGGGCCGCGCGCATGTTTGACCACATCATTTTGGCGGTTGCTGATAACCCGAAGAAAAAACCGACTCTCGATATCGAGACCCGTGTAGACCTTGCCAATGAAGTGCTCGGGCATTTACACAACGTCGAAATCGTTGGTTTCAGCAACTTACTGGCTGATTTTGTAAAAGAGAAAAATGCTAACATCATTTTACGCGGCCTACGCGCAGTATCGGATTTTGAATACGAATTTCAACTGGCCAATATGAATCGTGTATTAGCACCCAATGTAGAAAGCATGTTTCTGACTCCTGCCGAACATTACTCCTACATTTCATCAACACTGGTGCGTGAAATTGCCGCCCTCAATGGCGACATTAGTAAGTTCGTTCACCCTGCGGTTGCCAAAGCCCTGAAAGAAAAAGCGTGAGGAAAAGAACATGTCATTAATCATTACAGATGAATGCATTAACTGCGATGTATGCGAACCAGAGTGTCCTAACGAAGCGATTACTCCAGGGGAAGAAATTTACGAAATCGACCCTTCAAAATGCACCGAATGTATTGGCCATTACGATACACCTCAATGTGTTGATGTTTGCCCAGTCGATTGCATTCCGCTTGACCCAGACAATGAAGAAAGCAAAGAAGAACTAGAAGCAAAATACGAATTACTTACCGGAAAATCGATCTAGTTTTCACAAGGCAGCGTGCTGCAAAAAACCGGCTCAATCTCTTTAGAACTTGCCATCATGGCAAGTTCTTGCCAAGGTAGCTGCAAAATTATTTGCTTAAAAGGATATCGTATCCATGCTCCCTACTTCATCTAAACTTATTAAAATTTCACTCGGCCTATCAGTCCTCATCGGTATCAGCGCTTGCTCGAAAACCGGCATTTCAACTGAATCGGTCGCAATACCATTATCAACTCCGTTTTCAATACCCAAGCAAGCGGCGATTGCCAGTGCACATCCACTAGCAACCCAGGCAGGAATGGACATTCTTAATCAAGGCGGAAATGCGTTTGATGCCGCGATTGCCGTTGCAGCCTCATTGGGCGTAGTCGAACCTTATAGTGCCGGCCTTGGCGGTGGTGGCTTCTGGTTAATTCATGAAGCAAAAGCTAATAAAAGTATCTTTATCGACGCCCGTGAAAAAGCCCCGTCTTCTGCCCATGCCAATTTATATTTAAAAGAAGATGGCAGTGTTA
Protein-coding sequences here:
- a CDS encoding Cytochrome b561 family protein, putative translates to MVKNSKTGYGWVAIALHWLMALGIFGMFGLGLYMVELTYYDTWYRGSLELHKNIGFLLLLIWMIRITWRWFNTHPDISGTAFEKKAAHYVHLLLYCLMIALMTTGYLISTADGRGIDVFGLIEIPAMSISIENQEDIAGDIHWGLAWSLILMVTLHALAAIKHHFINKDGTLLKMIRPKADS
- a CDS encoding Transcriptional regulator, LysR family, yielding MSQASWDDFRIAYQVAKSGTLTKAGKVLNMNHATVLRHVNRLEESLDTKLFIRHQRGYQLTDAGELVVKELPDIHKSFSRLENLMASAEKNISGNLRITTLTDFSPILNPALKAFRQAYPKLRIQIIATDEIIPLATGAAHVSLRAGAQPNEPDLIVKKLNAPEIHYFAADSYVQEYGLPKNCDEYNQHLWALPSDNKRHIPFVKQVLRHINEEQIIYQSNHFPDIHSAVVEGMAIGPMGVHHSIKYNNLQQLDIKIEHGIEGLWFVYHKDLKNSARIQALYEFLAKSLN
- a CDS encoding Na+-driven multidrug efflux pump, which encodes MLQLQKRILQLAWPIMLSNITVPLLSLVDTAVLGHLSEVSYLGGVALGGQVVTLLLWSFGFLRMGTTSLSAHATGASLAGGSNDQGSLERVLHNGLLMALFISLPLMLFAFLALENIIAFIGGSETVQILAVEYASIRLGATPAVLIQYVLIGWFIGRGETKVPLILLIASNSLNALLDVILVYGYGLTSDGVAWATLCADYFAASLGLYWAYRTVTQGQKNNRWSFNWPSWQELKPLININHQLFVRTLCLLSVFIFFTAQGAQQGDLVLAVNAIMLTLLLLISNALDGFAHAAESLVGQSLGAKNFRQLRQSIWLTGTNALIIALIMVAGFAWQGENLLGLLTDQQDVLTVAIEYSPWLIWLPLIGCSSYWLDGIFIGMQASAPMRNAMLLAAIIVFLPVWFLTQELANHGLWLAFYSFLLARSLFMVPAFLTILNKHQIFVGKN
- a CDS encoding Electron transport protein SCO1/SenC precursor, with protein sequence MSPIENNTPPEKKNLMPILAAMSLVLGLAAFIAWQSLSSNDPDSASLSEQLEDSGAFIFPQPINVTDVPFLNEEGQTVGKNENVGKWSFLFFGYTFCPDVCPTTLAVMQQMWVKLSPEMQSQTQVVLVSVDVERDTPEQLKTYMDYFDPSFTAFTGKPASLRSFAAQLNAVYAKVERRNVQGEADTELGYLMDHSANITILDPNGNYFGFIKPPFNPKKMLKIVTAIQTQP
- a CDS encoding putative invasion gene expression up-regulator translates to MDYSALKHSHIGLAYLSILLFIIRFALFKFKPAFKSNKVLKILPHIIDTFLLIFAIWLCVMIGQYPLTDHWLTGKVLGLVGYIAFGIIAIKQGKNWAFVAALISFAYIFGAAKSHSALSFFSQFG
- the coaD gene encoding Pantetheine-phosphate adenylyltransferase; the encoded protein is MNIVVYPGTFDPITNGHTDLVERAARMFDHIILAVADNPKKKPTLDIETRVDLANEVLGHLHNVEIVGFSNLLADFVKEKNANIILRGLRAVSDFEYEFQLANMNRVLAPNVESMFLTPAEHYSYISSTLVREIAALNGDISKFVHPAVAKALKEKA
- a CDS encoding 4Fe-4S ferredoxin, iron sulfur binding protein yields the protein MSLIITDECINCDVCEPECPNEAITPGEEIYEIDPSKCTECIGHYDTPQCVDVCPVDCIPLDPDNEESKEELEAKYELLTGKSI